The Oryzias latipes chromosome 16, ASM223467v1 genomic sequence GAGATGCAACAAACCGCAGTCTGAATGCTCCGTGACCGCCAACAGCAGCGCAGGGAGAGACGGGGTCACAGTgacacaatgcatcatgggagttgtAGTGTAGTGGGAGTTACACCCTCTGACACGGATCCTGCTGGAAGCTACTGGGGGGGCACGGATGATCCATGACCCGCAGGGATCAGCAGTCCCGGTTCTGCAGGCGTGTGCCGCCCACAGATTgcacccaccccccacccccgcgaTTCACGCATCAAACTGCCGTCCTCCACCTTTGTTTTAAGGTCTCAAAGTCGCTGCTGGACTTTAGTCCAAAGGTGTGTTCAGAAACCTGATGCTCCCGctgcgtgtgggcggagctaccgTCTTTTTGCCCTTCATAGAAAAGATGCTGAGAGATCTGGTGCATTTATTTGGGAGAGTCTACAGCTGCAGGCGTGTCTGTGTGAAACCGGCACcttttggatgaacacagagttgATGTTTTGGTGATGGTGAATGTTTTTGGATCAGTGAACTTTCATCAACCATCAATCACAGAACACGgaatgaaaaacactgacttgaTTCTGAGTCATTCTGGtcagatttaacccttgtgctatcctaggcactttaacgttgggggttgggtcatctagacccactagacagtgctctgaaccttttttcttcaatgatttgtgatcttcactggtgtccatggattacatgaaatctttccacctttatccacctttgtcatggtagggagaacacctcaatgaaataaaaattaatgctgtgtttcctgattatgtttcctaggggtagcatataaagcgtaaacaggatggatcctaaaactgagcccagtgggactccatagttaactccagtgcactgagaggaatgtccatttacattaacgaactgatacctatcggacagataggatttaaaccactggagagcagatcctctgatccctatgtcctgctctaatctatggagtaaaataccgtggtcgatagtgtcaaaggctgcactgaggtccaacaggaccagaatagaaagtagtcccttttctgaggccaataacaagtcattagagactctaactagtgcagtttccatactgtggtgaggtctaaaccccgactgaaagtcttcaaagtggctgttgtcctgtaggtggcagtaaagctgcttaactacaactctttctaggattttagaaataaagggcaggtttgatatcggtctatagttggccaagatgctaggatccaaactgggctttttcagaagaggtttaacaactgcatatttaaaagactgtggcacgtaacccgtttccagagaggcatttatcattgttaatatgggatcattaattaggggaaaagtttctttaaaaagtctggtGGGAATTGGGTCTGTTGGAACGCCAttctccagtggtcatttgaggaacttcAAGATTTGGTCAGGAGGAGGCGTCAAGAGGAGGCGTCAGGAGAAGgcgtcaggaggaggagtcaggaggaggaggagtcaggaggagGCGTCAGGAGAAGgcgtcaggaggaggagtcaggaggaggagtcaggaggagGCGTCAGGAGAAggcgtcaggaggaggaggagtcaggaggagGCGTCAGGAGGAGGCGTCAGGAGAAGGAGtcaggaggaggagtcaggaggaggagtcaggaggagGCGTCAGGAGAAGgagtcaggaggaggaggagtcaggaggaggaggagtcaggaggaggaggagtcaggaggaggagtcaggagtcGTCTCCCATTTTCTCACTCCAGAACCCGTTCCTgttgttttgtcctgcagccAGCTGTTCAGGATGTGGACCGGGATACCGCAGCCCGCTGGACGCCATGAAGGGTGAGACTGTGATCCAGGACTGTCTGCTGGCTCCTTCAGATGCAgaagctctgattggctgagatCCAGGCTTAGTGTTCAGTTCTGCGGTTTGGCCGATAGAACCATGAAGGCAACTGTGTGTCAGTGAATGTGTATCTGTTGTGAGTGTGTTAGTGTTTGGGTCTCAAACTTCGTCTATCAGTTGAAGTTGTTGGTTATTCTGATTGGCTCCTTGGGGCCCGTCACCTGTGCAGGTGCCCCCTCCAGGTAAACTTGTTTCTGATGACTGCAGGTCCTCGGGAGGAGATCGTCTATCTGCCCTGCATCTATCGCAGCACCGGCATCCTGAAGCCCGACTACCTGGCGACTGTTGACGTCGACCCAAAATCCCCCACCTACTGTCAGGTAGATCTGATGATTGACCTGGACCTGGTCCGGCAGGACCCCCTTCTTTCATCCTGATGGACAGGAGCCCGTGTCTTGTCTGCTCTGTGCTGCGTCTCTCCGACGCCTCCCCTTTTCCTTCTCCTCGTTTGCTCTCAGGTTTCTCTCCTTTTGAAGAAACTTTCAGTGGGAGTCCGTCTTCCGGTAGATGACCGTTCCCTGGTTCCTGTTCTCACAGGTGATCCACCGGCTGCCGATGCCGAACCTGCGTGACGAGCTGCATCACTCCGGCTGGAAcgcctgcagcagctgctttggAGACGCCACCAAGACGAGGAACCGCCTGATCCTGCCGTCGCTGATCTCCTCCAGAATCTATGTGATCGATGTTGGCACCGATCCCAGAGCGCCGAAAATCCACAAGGTCTGCTGCTGCACTCACCTGACCCCCTCGTGAACCACAGTGCACTGCACACAGGTGTTCTCACGGTTCTGTCAGAACCCTAGAGTTGGGTCCAGCTGAACGCAGAATGGGTTAGCGTTAGGGCTACAGTCTTTAAGTCAGGTTCAGGACTCTCTACAAGTTTCAGTACAACACCAAGAACACAAGTACTACAGACACAACACAAGAACCCAAAGATGTGGGAGGAACCTGCAGGTTAACCTTCACTTAAAGAACTGTGTGAGGATTTCTTTGGTTTTGGGGAACACAGATGGTGGAGCCTGTTGAGGTGCTCTGGAAGTGCAACCTGGCCAATCCTCACACCAGCCACTGTCTGGGCAGCGGGCAGATCATGATTAGCTGCATGGGGGACCCGTCAGGTGCTGGCAAAGGTGAGCAGGCGACAAACCTTCGCCGCAGCCTCTGCTGGACAGGTTGGGTAACTGCGGGTGTTGCAGGGGGTTTCCTTCTTCTGGACGGTGAGACCTTTGAGGTGATTGGTAACTGGGAGCATCCAGGTGAAGCAGCCCCGTTCGGCTATGACTTCTGGTACCAGCCCCGCCATAACGTGATGATCAGCACCGAGTGGGGGGCGCCCAAAGCCCTGGTGGATGGATTCAATCCTGCTCATGTCAAAGAAGGTGAGCAAGCTTTCCTTCATGGCAGGTTTACCAGAGActtgaaagaaaacatggatcCCGCGATGCACTTTGGCGTTAAAGCCATACCACACCGTGAGGCCCGTTTTCTAGCACAGCTGTACACTGTTGCTGTTGGTCTAGATCGGGGGTCGCcaacctgaacctctcaaagagccactggatcagtttcccactcagatgaaagcacagggagccgcaacactgtGTTAGAAAAAAGGTTTCTGCAGAGATATCACCACAGTTCATTTGGAAATACGGATTCTCAatggattcaaaatgctgtcaggatatttagtTAATGATTTGTATTCTctatgagcgtgatgtttcctttgatcttttgaccattttccacaaccttgaatagacttttccagCGTTAGAaacaagaggagaaaaatgtttgtcCTCCGGACAACCTGGCAAGTAATATTTGATTGTCCTTCGAtaccaatattcaacagcaaCTAAACCTACTCatcatctttatttcttctatacatctaatatcaactgcctgttatgatggacatttaaaaaaactctttaaacattaaaaacaaacattttactaaatattgaagcatctggttacacaaaCTATTGCCAAAAACTTGAAACTAATATCTTTATAACTACTATCTTTAcacagatttaaatatattggttcttttttttctttggttttgataATTGTTGCTTAAAGAATCTAAAATACAAAGACTGTTGTAAAAATTTAGAATATCATATCAATCccatgaaaaagtttttttttcgctcatgtcagtctgttctgttctgAGTGAAAGTCATAGTGTTTTATGAATGTGTTTGAAATCTTCTGTTAATGGGCTGATTATTTTGAACGTGTTTCTGGAGACCTCTAGCGGTCGCGCCAGGTACTGCTGTTcaacacatttatttgaataatcTTTATTGAAAAGTGCAGATGTACAAACAGAAAGGATTCGCTAGCATGCACGCACTTGGTTTGTCGGTGGAAAGAATTTGCTGCATACGACTCAGTTCACAGGTTACCACAAACTAACCcttgaaacttgaaaaatagtcgaaaaataccaaaatgttgaataaaagaccaggttGTCAGACGGACATCCATCGGGTTCATTTTGGCTGTCCTCCGTGAAATCATCATGTTGTCTCTGACAACAGGAGGATaactgctttttctgaacgctgcttgaatgagatgatggaaacaaattctctttgatgcagactcctgtctatttatttattttctttaaacccaATAAactatattaattttatggatgacaactattttatattaggaagcagctgttagtttgtctggaatcataagcggtgtgtctaagccccgcccccgcctccagcgtgttctacacagacagatCAACAGGTCATcttagcagcaaggtgacaggatagtgGGGGCGCCCTGACGctaatttaattcattttaccCTGAAATGGGGGGTCTTAGTCTAGGAGGGGGGGCCTCATGTGTCCTCTACCAGATTACCTGTGACTGTCTTTGTAGAAGAAccttccatcccataacagactctggtcggcgttcacagctgcagacacgccccctctgcgttcacgctgctctctcGCTCTACCTGACGGTGTTGAAGGCTCCACGACCATCTGAGAACATGATGgttattttactaaaacacagagagagagctcggttgccgacccccggtCATGTTCGGTCTTAGAGAGGCTAAGGTGAGAACCAACGGTAGAGGGTAAACTTAGACATGTCTTCTTCCTGGTCCACTGCGTTTGTCCTCAAGGTCTCTACGGATCCTCCCTCCACGTTTGGGACTGGACCACACACAGGAAGCTTCAGTCCCTGGCTCTGGGAGAAGATGGCGCCATTCCTCTGGAGATTAGGTTCCTCCATGATCCAAGCGCCACTGAGGGCTATGTGGGATGTGCTCTGCGAGGAAACGTCTTTCGATTctacaaaaaagctgtcagtaCCTAAGTCAATGATTTGTTCTGGTTCTGATGGTCAAAGTTTTGGAAGTCCAGCCACGAACGTGTTGACCGTTAAGCTAACCTTAGCTCAGAGAGTTTTGGCTGCAGCttcagtgtttttgtgttttccaggcGGGCGACTGGGCAGCAGAGAAGGTCATCAGTGTTCCCAGTAAGAAAGTGGAGGGGTGGATGTTGCCTGAAATGCCAAGTTAGTACTGTAGTGTGTCCCGTagaccagcccccccccccccggtacTGGGGGAACTCTGTCCTGCTTCAGAACACCAGACATCATCAGATGCTGTCGACCCTGACGATGACGTTCATGGAGGCAGGAGTGTTTCAGCAGAGTGGGACTGAAATGAAGCAGGAGGGTGCCCCCCCAGGACCAGGGTTGGGGAACGCCGCCTCAGCCCACCtttctatccatctgtctgaccTTTGCCTGTCTGTCCTTCAGGTCTCATCACAGATATACTGATTTCATTGGACGAccgttttctttacttcagTAATTGGCTCCACGGCGACATCAGGCAGTATGACATCACAGACCGCAGGAACCCCAAACTGGTGGGCCAGGTGTGGCATCACTCAACCTTCTGTGTGCGAATGTTGACCCCGGAGTGTCTGGACTGCTGCCAGAGCTTGAACACCTAGCTTTAGTGTGAACATCCATCCAATGTCACCCACTTGCTTGCGGTTCAGATTGTTCAGACTGGAGT encodes the following:
- the selenbp1 gene encoding selenium-binding protein 1; the protein is MASCSGCGPGYRSPLDAMKGPREEIVYLPCIYRSTGILKPDYLATVDVDPKSPTYCQVIHRLPMPNLRDELHHSGWNACSSCFGDATKTRNRLILPSLISSRIYVIDVGTDPRAPKIHKMVEPVEVLWKCNLANPHTSHCLGSGQIMISCMGDPSGAGKGGFLLLDGETFEVIGNWEHPGEAAPFGYDFWYQPRHNVMISTEWGAPKALVDGFNPAHVKEGLYGSSLHVWDWTTHRKLQSLALGEDGAIPLEIRFLHDPSATEGYVGCALRGNVFRFYKKAAGDWAAEKVISVPSKKVEGWMLPEMPSLITDILISLDDRFLYFSNWLHGDIRQYDITDRRNPKLVGQVFLGGSIIRDGPVKVLEDPENQEQPPPCFIKGKRVPGGPQMLQLSLDGRRLYVTTSLFSGWDRQFYPEMIREGSVMMQIDVDSVNGGLSLNQNFLVDFGKEPDGPALAHELRYPGGDCTSDIWL